The Lonsdalea populi genome window below encodes:
- the asnC gene encoding transcriptional regulator AsnC, with protein sequence MADSYSMDELDRSILGALMENARTPYAELAKQFAVSPGTIHVRVEKMKQAGIIVGTRLDVNPKQLGYDVCCFIGIILKSAKDYPSALEKLNNLEEVVEAYYTTGHYSVFIKVMCRSIDALQDVLINKIQTIDEIQSTETLISLQNPIMRTITP encoded by the coding sequence ATGGCCGACAGCTATTCAATGGACGAACTCGACCGCAGTATCCTCGGCGCGCTGATGGAAAATGCGCGGACACCTTATGCGGAACTCGCCAAGCAGTTCGCGGTCAGCCCCGGCACCATCCATGTCCGGGTAGAAAAAATGAAGCAGGCTGGCATTATCGTCGGCACGCGTCTGGACGTGAATCCCAAGCAGCTGGGTTACGACGTATGCTGTTTTATCGGCATTATCCTGAAGAGCGCCAAAGATTACCCCTCCGCGCTCGAAAAGCTGAATAACCTCGAAGAAGTGGTGGAAGCCTATTACACCACCGGGCACTACAGCGTGTTCATCAAGGTGATGTGTCGCTCTATCGATGCGTTGCAGGATGTACTTATCAACAAGATCCAGACCATTGATGAAATTCAGTCCACGGAGACGCTGATCTCCCTGCAAAACCCCATCATGCGGACTATCACGCCCTGA
- the mioC gene encoding FMN-binding protein MioC: MTHITLISGSTLGSAEYVAEHLETLLQQANFSTTLLHGPELSEVSTQGLWLVITSTHGAGDLPDNLKTLFEEIEANKPDLSEIRFGAIGIGSKEYDTYCGAILTVDRILQDRGAKRIGEILKIDITQHEIPEDPAEEWLGSWTNLLR, from the coding sequence ATGACCCATATCACTCTTATTAGCGGTAGCACGCTTGGCAGCGCGGAGTACGTCGCAGAGCATCTGGAAACCCTGCTGCAACAGGCTAACTTTTCCACCACGCTGTTGCATGGCCCCGAACTCAGCGAGGTTTCTACGCAAGGGTTATGGCTGGTGATCACCTCTACGCATGGCGCTGGTGACTTGCCAGACAACTTGAAAACGTTGTTTGAGGAAATAGAAGCGAATAAGCCCGATTTATCGGAGATCCGTTTTGGCGCTATCGGGATAGGCAGTAAAGAGTACGACACATACTGTGGTGCGATCCTGACGGTCGATCGCATTTTGCAGGATCGTGGAGCCAAAAGGATCGGCGAAATCCTTAAGATCGACATTACCCAACACGAAATACCGGAGGATCCAGCGGAAGAATGGCTGGGATCGTGGACTAATTTACTCAGATAA